gtcggcatgaacatccgagcaccccgaatcagtcataaaaactcgtaaaccgcgctaacatgattattttacttctttttcgtaatggaaactgtacatgcaactgaaaaacacttttaaaacagtaaagaagtgtaaaggccgtcaagtttcagcgtggagtgcaaacaaacaaaaaaaagctagtgcgagaacgctgaatgacgtcaccgtaaaggcttccgtaaattttgcaaagtatgatattcgctgtaagaggtatgatgacactaaatgtaaactacagtttagagcaaagtttcactttcttgagcgttgaatatttctttctaagcggatatataaaagataaatccccaatgctaggcggtgccttaattcatattattaaaGACTTATTTATTAGCTTAATTTCAAAGAAAGCCATAAATCACTCTCGCGCCAAATTACCTAATCATTTCTTATCAGTATTAAAATGCTAGGCTACTTTGTCAtattataggctgatcactaccaaatagaaagtaagcctccgctggtctaacacaagtagtccaaatataaatagtactaatcttttttccttccctagtgcattttctcgacagcaacgtgcttacttttacccaaccacgtttcagtatgtatcactttgcattcttttgaaatcggcatgttcctatcgcatgctaggtaaaaatggcggcgtaagaatttaatgtctcaaaagaaattgaaagaagcgaaaagtagtaaattcagcggtaTGTATTTAACGAActttagttttcttatataaaagttaacaccaccttttctttttctttttgtaaagtagcgatctagttctttatgggagtATAAGTCTtcgaaaatctgatatgctaaatatgtcgaaaaaccgttatgaagtaagtggattttatatgaaataaagaaaagctagatttagtggtgttcagcctaataGGTCAGTTTGGAAACTATCGTTAGAAATAACCAGTCAGATTGTGGAGTTTTAGACTGCTCTCcagattttgttttgtaatatgcTGTACCACTCACTGCCACCACAGCAGCCCTCATGTTCGTTTATATCTACTTTTTCCCGAAATGATTTGTTACTCTTTGCCTTATGTCTTTTTAATGGAAACTGAAAATGCTCTTGCTGGGCTTATGATAGAGTTCCATACTATTGAGTGGTTCTGTACATAAACAAGAAAATGTCCAGAGCTGTCAGTTGTGTTGTCATTGTGTTCTTTATAGAAAATGTCCATGTATAATGAATATCATTTATAgccttttaatattttaatataaacgaGTCCAAGTGCTTgaaattgatttttcatataaatttgagTTATAAATCATTGCAATGTCAAAGTATAGCCATACTGTTtagtttgacagaaaaaaaactctTAAGATTATATGAGCCACTACgagaaaaacaaaaatgagaaaatatgataaaatcgaAAAGAAAAAAGCACGATGATCCGTAACAAGAATGCATCTATTGCCACCAGGCGGGTTTGATGGAAGAattaaatttggtttaaatgCGGACACATGTGTAGAATCACTGTCATTTAGATAATTCCTCACCGCACGATCCGAACAGGGCTTGAAGGAATTGATCAATAATGTTACCATGTTATCGATGCGATGCATTCATTGACAGTATCTTTCCCACGTAGTACCGTTACTGGACAATCTTTAGACGTACTGGAAATCTTTAGACGTACATTTTGACTGTAACTGTGCATCTTCAGAAGTCATTTACTTTATTCATTGTAGGCTAAGTACTTGGTCTGAGGCAAATGATAAAGTCTCAGATGAACAAAATGGCCGGAGTACTATTGACCATTTACATGGGTTGACTAACTTAAATAATCGACACAAGGAAAAGGCTACGTCAATctacatttttgtgtaaaaggcCCATGATACTATTAAAGGGAGAGGCAGTGTTATTCTTTTGATAATTCCGTCTGCTAGGGTTTCATAactcatttaaagaagtgaaagaattttcataatcggcttaaaaatgagaaagttatgagcatttaaatatttgataaaagtgggtatttgctaaataaagaattcaggaTGACGTCATATAAACACTAAAATGACTGCCTTCATTAtctgccattttcttaaatttcaaactgccataatTTTTTCAATAGTGGccggattttgaaaaaaaaatcagcgtTATGACTCgaagatggctttcatataaaattaacttactatcaggctttccttgcccttaAAAAAACAGTATATGTGTCTGTAGGCAAAGACACTGTAAAAACAGTAAGGGACAGTAAGGGACAGAACGGTTTGATATAAATTGTGGTTTACGTCTATTCATAAATGATTTGTCACTTTATCTTAAATCATTTGGTAAAGGTATATCCATTGAAGACGAGAAAGTCTGTATTCTGCTCTAAGCTGATGATATTCTGTTACTGTCTGAGTCTGCTGATGATTTACAAGTGCTACTAAATGCTTTGAATAAGACACCGTTCTCCGTTTTGCAAGTCTCGGATGGGGATCGTACCAATAAGGATTGAAACCGGACGGTATTTGGGTTTACCGGAGGAATCATTTTGTGATATTGCTGTTATAGAAAATAAGTTTCATGTCTATATACAGtgatttaataaaatctgtaaaaagatcctttggaagcaaagaatgcaaccaagaataataataacagactcggtttgattgagtctgttcgtgagaggtaatgaaatgtgcaacacctctcacgcccctagcaccggcttaagcggaactctgttacatatgttgaatggactccatgatcccaaaggacaacactgaatccaagtacgggtaTACTtattacagccgccacacggcacttaaagactgctgttgtgatagttaataaaagaTTAAGATTTGTTCACAAATGCAAATTCCTTGAATGAACATCATTTTTTTCTGACAGTCTGATTATGATacatattgttttctgttttcggACCCAGATTCGTAGTTGTGCCTAGATCTATGATTCTACAGTGACGTCAGTTTTTAATCTGTAAATAGTGTTTTACGCCTGGAATACCCCTGCTTATCCTATTCACTTTTATTTGATCAAAgggaaattatattttatattattaaccATCCTGAACTCATGCGTCTTAGCTCCTTTTTTTATACttgcattatttaaaaaaaaatatcatagctTTAAAGAAATCCAAATGTAATATCTGGTTAGCAGTGGTGTTTCGCTTTTAAATCATAATCGTGTACAGTGACAACATCTCTTATAACTCCATGTTGGAGTGGCACTGTACTTTTATGCTGTTAGccttgttttatattaaaattataaattgtttGTACGCTGACGAGATGCACGTAAAGATTGCTActtgtaaaaatgtaatattcagtACGTCGGCCAAAAAAACGGATGAGTAGTACGAAATTTGGTATTAGAAACTTTATGGAAAAATCCTTTTGTCAAAGTTTGATTCGCATTACGATGACCACAATCATGGCATAAATGACTTCATTTGTGTCTGTAGGTCATGCCACATGCTCTATGGACACATAAGTTAGAAACATAGCAACTCCAAAATATTGTTCTTTGTTTGATTATATGTAGTTACGAAACGCACTGGCAAAATATTAATTGGGCTTTAGATGTTTTGATTCCACCACAATCAATAAATATTGTTTGTCGTTCTGTATATTTCAGGAAAGACAAAGTAATTAAGGTAAAGAAAAACCCATACACCGGCCACAGCGAGTATGATAGTGGTACTTGTTTGTCTGTTCGGTGCAACATTTGCTGCCACCAACAGCGGGTAATTTCTTACAGTTATCATGCAGTACACGTTaatcaatcaattaattaatttgtttgtttatatttttgtctaGTCATCAAGCATGACTACGAAGCTGGTAGGCAGTTGGCAGTAGCCAACAATATACTAGTTGCCAGTTAGCgattcaaaatttatttacagaactCTACAAGCAAAATTCAAATTTAACTATAATAAATGATAAACAAGCTAACACCTTATCTTGATTActgtatttctttcataaatTGCTATGCAAACTGCTTGCAGATTATCATTCACAGTGTTTTCAAATTGCGCAGAGTTTCCGAAACCAAAAACTTAGTATAAAGGCAAAGAAAAGCTCTCTTCATTTAATCTTGCTCAATGGTTCGGGaatttttcattctgtgtatcGTTGGTGGAACAATATTTGTAAGTTGAATACAGTACTCATATAACGTTTGTCGCGACAGGACACATTGGGTAGTTATACCGGACAAGTACACCCCGGGAATACCACTTCCTTTGACCTTCACCTTCTACAACACATCAAATGTTGATGTTGAAGTTCAAGTTGACTTGTTAAATGACGATCACCACCGAGTGTCCTCTCTTACACATACATTTAAAGAAGGTAAATCACTAGTTTTGAACATAAAGCTGTTATTACCTACTCTTGACTGACCTTACAGTCATTGAAACGGACAAGGCACTAGTCAGATTAATAAAGATTCTTTAACATACCTTAAGTGATATCTTTACTACTGGGAAATAATTAATATCGTAAGataaatttcatcattttctACGACCATATTACACTGTTAAAAACGTTATTTATGTTTACAGGTAAACCAGGAGTATTACAGCTACAGGTATGACGGTCCACAACCACCCCAATTGTAAAACTATGCATAATATTGACTGAAGTATGACCCGCCGCAACCACCCCAATTATATAATCATTAAATATGTAACTTTTCTCATGCACTATAACAAGAAGAAGGCTTTTACCGAATTATTCTTAAAATATCTTCCGAATTGAAGTGTGATTTTAGTATAAACTGTTATATCAAAATCAAGATtacaaaaaattgtttaaacagaATTAGagaataacaaattaaaaaactgctttaaaaatatggaaaaaaaccgAACATTTACCAAGCTACTGTTTCTCTCTGGAACCAATTATGTGCTACAATGTCAGTCGGAATAAAAATTgacaatttacttttttttttaccaaaatcagGTTCCAAATCTTCCCAGTAATCCAGGAACCTACACATTGCTTATCAACGGATTAAGCGGTTTGTTTTTCCAAGAGCATGGAGTTGTTCATTATGACTCAGGCAGTATGCCGGAGAAATTTGCTGTACACATACAGACGGATAAAGGCATATATAAACCAGGCCGAACGGGTGAGCTTTTATTGAAAGTAAAATAGTTAATAAGCTTCTTAAAAAATGCTTGCATTATCTTTACTTAGTCGATTTGCTGTATAAACCAGGCCATATTGGTGAACTACgttgaaaataaaatcatggtTGTATTGTATTTACAACTTTTACTACTTCAATCAGACCGGACTGGCGAGTTCGTATTAAATATCATGTACTGTAATCAAATGGCAGTACTCTGGTAACTACGGAATGGATGAAACGGAATTGGTGCATTGGCAAAAGTGAATAAAGGTCGCTGACCTTGTATCACTTGTCATTCATCTCTGCAAGTTCAAGCCATTTCTTGATTTGACTGTGTCTGTATATGAGAGGTTATGAAACGTGCAACACCACTCATGCCCTCTAGCACGGGCGGAATTCTGCTATGAGATAACCAATGGACTCCATGCTCCTAAGGGACCAGAAAATCCAAGACTTGCTATATGGagcatattttcaattttttttatttagaatttaataTTCTTGTTTTAAATAAGCAAACATTCTGTTGATTAATTTTGTAGTATTgtgatatatgtaaatgttactgttcgttttctttttatatattttcagtgcGCTTTCGTGCATTCGGAATCTCCTCTAACATGATGGTTTACACAGGAACATTTAACATAACAATTGAAGtaagttaaattcatttttataatttgcACATTAGTAAGATCATGTTGGTTTTCATAATAGTAATAATTAATATGATAGTGATACTGATATTGATAACCAtgacaatttttcaaaacaagttttatgCCGAATCACGAATGATTTTTAAATCTaacaaatttgtttatttatttattttataaatttgttcGAAAGCAAAAGTACATCAATAATTATCGaatttaatgatatttaaattATACATAAAGGATCCGAAAGGTAACAAAATGAAGCGGATGGTGAATGTATCGGAACCCAACTACGGTGTTATTGAAGATTTTCTCATCATGGACACTGAACCTGTTCTCGGACAATGGAAAATCTCTGTGGAAATCAGAAACAAGGtttgatattcttttttttttctgtttttctttgacaaataacaacaaaacaacaacaatctGGGAAAAcgatatattaaatattataattgcCAATAAAATGTACCGCGAGATAGTCATTTCATGTTAATATGTAAGTAACGGATTTATAATGCctgtatttttgttatatttcaggCTTCCAATTATAAATACTTCAGAGTGGATAAATACGGTatgtacttttaatatttacTATATTAGGAATAATCTCTCAACTTCGCTTTATTATCTTGTAACATGTAGTTCCTATACATAATTTACAAAGTTATAAAGGTTTCGATTGGACTGGACGAACGGaagaacagacagacagacaagtaAACGGACGGACGATGGTGAAATAAAATGCCGTTTGTATTAAAGGTTAGGCATgcaaataaatagtaaatgcaTTCCCTTGTATTTTTATTTGCAGTACTCCCAAAGTTTGAAATCAAAGTAGAGTTACCACCATTTGTCGTTACCACGGACAGCGAAATGCACGGTACCGTCAAGGCAACGTAAGAATAAACATgttatagaaataataaaaaaagaacaatacatTTTTAGAATGTATTTATTTGTCAAAAGTTGTGTGTGCTGCTTGAATTAAAATGCATTTGGAAACATACTTAAAATGAGATTCTAAGCTCTTTAGTGCCACTAACATTCTTTATATCTGGGCGTGTTTAGTGAGTGCCACTAACATACTTTATATCTGGGCGTGTTTTGTATGTGAATGTTCTTGAGTGCCACTAACATACTTTATATATGGGCGTGTTTTGTACGTGAATGCTCTTGTGTGCCACTAACATACTTTATATCTGGGCGTGTTTTGCATGTGAATGTTCTTGAGTGCCACTAACATACTTTTTATATGGGCGTGTTTTGCATGTGAATGCTCTTGTGTGCCACTAACATACTTTATATCTGGGCGTGTTTTGTATGTGAATGTTCTTGTGTGCCACTAACATACTTTATATCTGGGCGTGTTTAGCGAGTGCCACTAACATACTTTATGTCTGGGCGTGTTTTGTATGTGAATGTTCTTGAGTGCCACTAACATACTTTATATATGGGCGTGTTTTGTATGTGAATGCTCTTGTGTGCCACTAACATACTTTATATCTGGGCGTGTTTTGTATGTGAATGCTCTTGAGTGCCACTAACATACTTTATATATGGGCGTGTTTTGTATGTGAATGCTCTTGTGTGCCACTAACATACTTTATATATGGGCGTGTTTTGTATGTGAATGCTCTTGTGTGCCACTAACATACTTAATATCTTGGCGTGTTTTGTATGTAAATGCCCTTGACTGCCACTAACATACTTTATATCTGGGCGTGTTTTGCATGTGAATGCTCTTGTGTGCCACTAACATACTTTATATCTGGGCGTGTTTAGTGAGTGCCACTAACATACTTTATATCTGGGCGTGTTTTGTATGTGAATGTTCTTGAGTGCCACTGACATACTTTATATATGGGCGTGTTTTGTATGTGAATGCTCTTGTGTGCCACTAACATACTTAATATCTGGGCGTGTTTTGTATGTGAATGCCCTTGAGTGCCACTAACATACTTTATATCTGTGCGTGTTTTGTATGTGAATGCCCTTGAGTGCCACTAACATACTTTATTTCTGGGCGTGTTTTGTATGTGAATGCTCTTGTGTGCCACTAACATACTTTATATCTTGGCGTGCTTTGTATGTAAATGCCCTTGAGTGCCactaatatactttatatattggCGTGTTTTGTATGTGAATACCCTTGAGTGCCACTAACATACTTTATATCTGGGCGTGTTTTGTATGTGAATGCCCTTGAGTGCCACTAACATACTTTATATCTGGGCGTGTTTTATACCCTTGAGTGCCACTAACATACTTTATATCTTGGCGTGTTTTGTATGTGAATGCTCTTGAGTGCCACTAACATACTTTATATCTGGGCGTGTTTTGTATGTGAATGCCCTTGAGTGCCACTAACATACTTTATATCTGGGCGTGTCTTGTATGTGAATGCTCTTGAGTGCCACTAACATACTTTATATCTGGGCGTGTTTTGTATGTGAATGCCCTTGAGTGCCACTAACATACTTTATATCTGGGCGTGTTTTGTATGTGAATGCTCTTGAGTGCCACTAACATACTTTATATCTGGGCGTGTTTTGTATGTGAATATCCTTGAGTGCCACTAACATACTTTATATCTGGGCGTGTTTTGTATGTGAATGCTCTTGAGTGCCACTAACATACTTTATATCTGGGCGTGTTTTGTATGTGAATGCCCTTGAGTGCCACTAACATACTTTATATCTGGGCGTGTTTTGTGAGTGCCACTAACATACTTTATATCTGGGCATGTTTTGTGAATGCCACTAACATACTTTATATCTGGGCGTGTTTTGTGAGTGCCACTTACATACTTTATATCTGGGCTTGTTTTATATGTGAATGCCCTTGAGTGCCACTAACATACTTTATATCTGGGCGTTTTTGTATGTGAATACCCTTGAGTGCCACTAACATACTTTATATCTGGGCGTGTTTTGTATGTGAATGCTCTTGAGTGCCACT
This DNA window, taken from Mercenaria mercenaria strain notata chromosome 19, MADL_Memer_1, whole genome shotgun sequence, encodes the following:
- the LOC128551000 gene encoding CD109 antigen-like, encoding MIVVLVCLFGATFAATNSGTHWVVIPDKYTPGIPLPLTFTFYNTSNVDVEVQVDLLNDDHHRVSSLTHTFKEGKPGVLQLQVPNLPSNPGTYTLLINGLSGLFFQEHGVVHYDSGSMPEKFAVHIQTDKGIYKPGRTVRFRAFGISSNMMVYTGTFNITIEDPKGNKMKRMVNVSEPNYGVIEDFLIMDTEPVLGQWKISVEIRNKASNYKYFRVDKYVLPKFEIKVELPPFVVTTDSEMHGTVKATYTYGKPVIGSVRLYADTDYSNTPWKYHGDEVMVESAFDINGEAKFTVPFSRIADELDPNTYEPLAEKLAGHHLQIKASVTESINNITRNATAQVLFYKEPYKVSFDTSSSMPFFKPGLIYKGQVSITQANGNPVVSTKPEVKLIANVKFYDPKAHKYRAHFLKEQMFTPPSTGALTFSGDHRKMQLLTYEVL